A window of Gloeothece verrucosa PCC 7822 genomic DNA:
GTTGTTAGGTTATCTTCTGTCCCTAACGCATTTATGCGCTTCCAAAGTATACAGCTATTACTTTTGGAGTAGGGATCAAGAAGAACTTTGTTTTTGTTATAGCGATGTCCTGCCTCGTGTAAATTATTTGGACCATCGACTCGATAACCATAAGCTGCACCAGGTTTTAACCCTTCAACATAAACGTGCCAGTAATAAAAAGTTTTATTGGTAGCTGGATCGAGTTTGATAATTTGAACAGGATAGAGATCATCATATTTTTCAAATATTAAAAGTTCTACTGCGGTGGCATGGGCAGAATACAGGGAAAAATTAACGCCATTTGCATCTACAATTGCTCCTAGCGGCTGGGTTCTTCCCGATTTGGTTTGATATTTAGGTTGTCCTAAAGGTTCTTTCAGTTTGTTGGCAATAGTAACCATTTTGACCTTCTAATTTATTTGGATGAGGTTTGTTTTGAAAAATTCAAACGGCAAATATTCAAGAAAATTTTGCTGGTTTTCTTCAAAAAATCAAATACCTGGATAACAAAAGTTATAGTGATACGCACAAGCTTGCCCCTCACGGTGTCCAAGCTTTAACGATTGAGGGGTGTTAATTCAAGAGATTTAATTGTTTCTAGCTCATTTAAAAAAATTTCTAAAAACTCATCAATTGAGTCAGGATGCTTACCAGTCACCAGCCCACCATCAATATGTACAATTTTAGTTTGTTCACCCTCAAACATCACAATTCCTCCGGCATTTTCTACATCACAAATAACATTATGGGCACAAGTAACTTCACGACCTTTTAAAATGTCTGGAGCCGCACAAAATAACCAAATACTATGACAAATAGTGCCGATAATTAATTGGTTATCGTCCATTGCCTTAACGGCTTTTCGTAAAAACTGGACTGCTGGTGCTGTATTGGGATGACCGGGTTTAGGATTAGCTTCATAGCGTAAGCGATCCATCGCATAGGCTCCAATTAAAATGATGCCTTTGTAATCTCTTGGCTCAATATCATTCACCTCTACTGTAACAGTGACTTGTTCTTTTAGTTCATTTCCTTTAAAAGTCAACTGTTCTTGATGCCAAAGATGAGTCAAATACTCGACTTCATAACCGTTAGCTGGAAAAAACTCATTAAATCTACGAAATTCTGTGTCATCAAAGTGATCCTCAATGAGTACACCTATTTTTCCCTTAAATTGCACAATGTTATTTTTCATGGTTTTTAGGCTATGACTATTGAACTTCACTAAGGTACTAACTTTTGGCTCACCTATGAGCAGACTAGCTTTTTCCTACGGGGGGATTCAGCTTTAGCAGATTTGTGCTGCTATAGTCCAAACTATTTCATTTTTTTTTTGATTTAACCAGGGAAGATTAGGAAGTTAAAGAAAAAATTAAATTTTTTCTAAACAATTTTTATATTTTTTTAAGTATAGTTTTTTTTAAATTGTTACTATAGACTGGTTTCAATTAATGCCTCTATCTAAAGATAGATTTTTGTTGTCTTATAAAAAATAGGTTATACTAGCCTTGAAATTACCTAAGTGATTAAGCACTAAGTTCCCTAACCTCTTTTTTCAAATAGTGATTTTAATAACAATATAAAAAAATGACTAAACCAAAAAGAAAACGTGGGGTTGTGCTTACGCCAGAAGGGCTTGAAAAACTCTTGCAAGCGAGGCTAAAGTCAGAAAATGAAGAAAATGAAGGAGTGCGCTATACTTTAGAACAATTAAGTGAGCGCACGGGATTAGACCTTCATACGATAAAAAGAGTCCTCGCTTGTGACGAAGGCGTTGATCTGCGAACCCTTGAACGTTTATTTCTCTCATTTAATTTAAAATTAACCACCAACTTTTATAGCGTTCCAAACCCTAACAAACGGCAAGATTGGGGAGAGGCAATTTGTACCTCTCTTTTTTATGGACGCATTGAAGAACTAGAAATTTTAGAAAAATGGTTAATACAAGATCGTTGCCGCTTAGTAACGATTTTAGGTATTGGAGGAGTAGGCAAAACTTGTCTGTCTGTTAAATTAGCAGAACAAGTTCAAAATCAATTTGATTGTGTTATTTGGCGCTCGCTACGAGATGCACCCTCCTTAAGTTGTATTTTGAATGACCTGATCCAATTTTTATCTTATGAACAAGAAAGTATAACCGATATAGCTGACAGTCCTAAAGAACAAATTACCAGATTAATCAAATGGCTTCGCGCTTCCCGTTGTTTAGTAGTATTAGATAATCTTGAGTCTTTATTACAAGATCAAACGCGGGCCGGACAATATCGAGACAATTATCAAGAGTATGCTAATTTATTTAAACGAGTAGGAGAATCCGACCATCAAAGCTGCTTACTTTTGACAACTCGAGAAAAACCGAGAGAAATAGCGTTTTTGGAAGGTGAAGTGATGCCAGTGAGAACCTTTCGATTACGAGGGGTAAAAAATGAAGAAGGGACAGAAATTCTTAAAGCTAAAGGAGTACATGGTCTAGAGTCTCAGTTTGCCCAACTGACAAAACGTTATGCAGGTAACGCTTTGGCTTTAAAAGTAGTAGCCACTACGATTCAAGATTTATTTGGTGGAAATATTAACTTATTTTTGCAAGAAGATACCACAATTTTTGGCGATTTACGTGACCTCATAGAACAACATTTTGCTCGATTATCAGATTTAGAAAAAGAGATTATGTGTTGGTTAGCTATTAATCGAGAACCAGCCTCTTTATCTCAATTACGAGAAGATATGATTTTTGCTCGTTCTTCTCAAATTTTATTGGAGGAATTAGAATCATTATCTAGGCGTGAATTAATTGAACGGCAGGGTGATTGTTTTACACTACAACCTGTAGTAATGGAGTACGCCACAAGTTTTTTAATCGAGCAGGTTAGCAAAGAAATTGCTAATCAACAGAAATTTCAATTTTTTCGCTGTCATGCACTAATGAAGGCTCAATCTAAAGATTATATTAGAGAATCCCAAATTCGTTTGATTGTTCAGCCGCTTATCGCCGAATTGTTCAGGTTTTTTTCTTGCCAACAAGATATCGAAAGCCGCTTAAAAGAAATTTTAGTGGCTCTCAGAGAGAAAGCACCTTTAGAATTAGGATATACGGCGGGTAACATTTTGAATCTATTTTGTCAAATGGGAACTGATCTGACAGGCTATGATTTTTCCCATCTGACCATTTTGCAAGCTGATTTGCGGCATAACAAATTACATAATACGGATTTTACCTGTGCTAATTTAACTAAATCAGCTTTTGCTGAAACCCTAGGCGGAATACATTCTCTAGCATTCAGTCCAGACGGGAGCTTTTTGGTCATCGGTGATACAAATAATGATATTTATCTTTACTCAATTAAGGAAGAAAGGCACAAATTTATTTATAAAGAACATTTTGGGTGGATCTGGTCCCTTAAATTTAGCCCCAAAGGAAATTTATTTGCTAGTAGCAGTGTTGACAAAACAATAAAACTTTGGGATGTTGAGACAGGAAAAAGTATTCAAACATTGCAAGGTCATAAAGGGGGAGTATGGTCAATTGCTTTTAGCTCAGATGGTTGTTTATTAGCCAGTAGTAGTGAAGATAAAACAGTAAGGTTATGGGATGTTAATACAGGGCAATGTCTAAAAATTTTTGAACAAGATGACACTCAAAGTTTAGGAGTCGCGTTTAGTCCAAATAACCAAGTTTTAGCAAGTAGTCATGAGAGCGGAAAAATACACCTCTGGGATATTAGCACAAGACAATATTTGGCGACTTTACAGGATAATACTCATAGAGTTGAATGTATTGCTTTCAGTCCAGATGGACAGAAGCTTGCTAGTGGAAGCAGCGATAAAACTGTGAAAATTTGGGACCTTACTACAAAAAAATGCTTATTTATTTTACAAGGTCATACAGACATAATAATTTCAGTTAGTTTCAGCCCAAAAACAAACATACTGGCTAGTAGTGGAGAAGATAAAACGGTAAAATTATGGGATATCAACACTGGCCGTTGCGTTAAAACATTAGAAGGACATGAAACCCGCGTTTGGATTGTTGACTTTAGTCCAGATGGAAAAATCTTAGCCAGTGGGAGTGATGATCAAACTGTAAAACTATGGGACCTTAGTAAAAATCAATGTTGTAAAACTTTACGGGGTTGGAGTAATGGAGTATGGTCTATTGCTTTTAGTCCAGATGGTCATAAACTTGTTAGTGGCAGTAACGATCAGACTCTAAATTTATGGGATATTACCACAGGTCTGTGTCGAAAAATGTGGCATGGACATAATCATCGTGTGACTTCAGTAGCATTTAGCCCTAATAATCGTATTTTTGCTAGTAGTAGCGAAGATCAAACTATTAAGATCTGGGATGTTGAGACTTTACAGTATATTAAAAGTTTACAAGGACATACCCATCGGGTTTGGTCTGTTGCTTTCAGTCCAGACGGACAAACTTTAGCTAGTGGTTCTCAAGAACAAGTAGTCAGGTTGT
This region includes:
- a CDS encoding DJ-1/PfpI family protein — its product is MKNNIVQFKGKIGVLIEDHFDDTEFRRFNEFFPANGYEVEYLTHLWHQEQLTFKGNELKEQVTVTVEVNDIEPRDYKGIILIGAYAMDRLRYEANPKPGHPNTAPAVQFLRKAVKAMDDNQLIIGTICHSIWLFCAAPDILKGREVTCAHNVICDVENAGGIVMFEGEQTKIVHIDGGLVTGKHPDSIDEFLEIFLNELETIKSLELTPLNR
- a CDS encoding NB-ARC domain-containing protein yields the protein MTKPKRKRGVVLTPEGLEKLLQARLKSENEENEGVRYTLEQLSERTGLDLHTIKRVLACDEGVDLRTLERLFLSFNLKLTTNFYSVPNPNKRQDWGEAICTSLFYGRIEELEILEKWLIQDRCRLVTILGIGGVGKTCLSVKLAEQVQNQFDCVIWRSLRDAPSLSCILNDLIQFLSYEQESITDIADSPKEQITRLIKWLRASRCLVVLDNLESLLQDQTRAGQYRDNYQEYANLFKRVGESDHQSCLLLTTREKPREIAFLEGEVMPVRTFRLRGVKNEEGTEILKAKGVHGLESQFAQLTKRYAGNALALKVVATTIQDLFGGNINLFLQEDTTIFGDLRDLIEQHFARLSDLEKEIMCWLAINREPASLSQLREDMIFARSSQILLEELESLSRRELIERQGDCFTLQPVVMEYATSFLIEQVSKEIANQQKFQFFRCHALMKAQSKDYIRESQIRLIVQPLIAELFRFFSCQQDIESRLKEILVALREKAPLELGYTAGNILNLFCQMGTDLTGYDFSHLTILQADLRHNKLHNTDFTCANLTKSAFAETLGGIHSLAFSPDGSFLVIGDTNNDIYLYSIKEERHKFIYKEHFGWIWSLKFSPKGNLFASSSVDKTIKLWDVETGKSIQTLQGHKGGVWSIAFSSDGCLLASSSEDKTVRLWDVNTGQCLKIFEQDDTQSLGVAFSPNNQVLASSHESGKIHLWDISTRQYLATLQDNTHRVECIAFSPDGQKLASGSSDKTVKIWDLTTKKCLFILQGHTDIIISVSFSPKTNILASSGEDKTVKLWDINTGRCVKTLEGHETRVWIVDFSPDGKILASGSDDQTVKLWDLSKNQCCKTLRGWSNGVWSIAFSPDGHKLVSGSNDQTLNLWDITTGLCRKMWHGHNHRVTSVAFSPNNRIFASSSEDQTIKIWDVETLQYIKSLQGHTHRVWSVAFSPDGQTLASGSQEQVVRLWNITTGQCFKSLQGHTHRIWSVAFSPDGRILASGSHDQTIRLWDIHTGQCLKIFDEHQDWIWSVVFSPDGRILASSSSDRTIKIWDVFTGQCLKTLRGHSHCVYSIAISRDNQILISGGGDQLINLWDINTGICLKSLPKQPKWIWAVRLSPDGQTFSTACEDGTIKLWDMQTGDCLKTMKSPKFYEKMKINGIRGITSATINTLKTLGALEE